A region of Malaciobacter marinus DNA encodes the following proteins:
- the purU gene encoding formyltetrahydrofolate deformylase, which yields MKEYILLIDTTDDKGLVYNISKVLYANNLNIEQNSEYVDPDTLKFFMRTVITGDIKKDILLKELKEVLPLNSTIKLNEKQNKDVVILATKESHVLGDLLIRYFDGELNANIKAVIANHEHLRDLVEKFDIPFYCVSAEGLSREEHEDKMIEKINEFEPELIVLAKYMRILTSKFVNTYPKRVLNIHHSFLPAFIGANPYKQAYERGVKIIGATAHYVTDDLDEGPIIFQDVVRVDHSYSWQEMRNAGRNVEKIVLYNAFQLLLDDKVFVYKNKTVIL from the coding sequence ATGAAAGAGTACATACTTTTAATTGATACTACAGATGATAAAGGACTTGTTTATAATATTTCAAAAGTCCTTTACGCAAATAACTTAAATATAGAACAAAATTCAGAATACGTTGATCCAGATACACTAAAATTTTTCATGAGAACAGTTATAACTGGTGATATAAAAAAAGATATACTTCTAAAAGAGTTAAAAGAAGTTCTTCCTTTAAACTCTACAATAAAACTAAATGAAAAACAAAATAAAGATGTTGTGATATTAGCAACAAAAGAGTCGCATGTTTTAGGTGATTTATTAATTAGATATTTTGATGGCGAATTAAATGCAAATATAAAAGCTGTCATTGCAAATCATGAGCATTTAAGAGATTTAGTGGAGAAGTTTGATATTCCATTTTATTGTGTGAGTGCAGAGGGATTAAGTAGAGAAGAACATGAAGATAAGATGATTGAAAAAATTAATGAATTTGAACCAGAACTTATTGTCTTGGCAAAATATATGAGAATTTTAACTTCAAAATTTGTTAATACCTATCCAAAAAGAGTTTTAAATATTCACCACTCATTTTTACCTGCATTTATTGGTGCAAATCCATATAAACAAGCCTATGAAAGAGGTGTTAAAATTATAGGAGCAACTGCGCATTATGTTACTGATGATTTGGATGAAGGTCCAATTATCTTTCAAGATGTTGTAAGAGTTGATCATAGTTACTCTTGGCAAGAGATGAGAAATGCAGGAAGAAATGTTGAAAAGATTGTTTTATATAATGCTTTTCAACTTTTACTTGATGATAAGGTATTTGTATATAAAAATAAAACGGTGATTTTATAA
- a CDS encoding malic enzyme-like NAD(P)-binding protein, with product MSVKVTKEEALEYHRSPNPGKVAIATTTELNNQRDLSLAYSPGVAFPCEEIKRDPKLAYEYTAKSNLVAVVSNGTAVLGLGDIGALASKPVMEGKAVLFKKFAAVDSFDIEVDTTDVDKFCEAIKAIAPTFGGINLEDIKAPECFEIEKRLVDELNIPVMHDDQHGTAIITSSALLNASEMMNKAIEDIKIVVVGAGASAIACSTMYKELGVKNLIMCDSKGVIHKGRKDLNKYKKDFMIDEPLTLEEAFTNADMVLGLSRPGTFTKKHIALMSEEPIIFTLANPTPELFPEEVKEVRPKAIIGTGRSDFPNQVNNVLGFPFIFRGALDVKTRKINMTMKIAAARAIADLAKQPLTDELKEAFGDLVYGREYIIPIPFDKRLMVEVSSAVANAAVETGVARVTEFDLEAYRKNLAALV from the coding sequence ATGAGCGTTAAAGTTACAAAAGAAGAGGCTTTAGAATATCATAGAAGCCCAAATCCAGGAAAAGTTGCCATTGCAACAACAACAGAATTAAATAATCAAAGAGATTTATCCCTTGCATATTCACCAGGTGTTGCTTTTCCTTGCGAAGAAATTAAAAGAGATCCAAAGTTAGCATATGAATATACTGCAAAAAGTAATCTTGTAGCAGTAGTTTCAAATGGTACAGCTGTACTAGGTTTAGGTGATATTGGGGCACTTGCATCAAAACCTGTAATGGAAGGTAAAGCTGTATTATTTAAAAAATTTGCTGCTGTTGATTCATTTGATATTGAAGTAGATACAACAGATGTAGACAAGTTTTGTGAAGCTATAAAAGCAATTGCTCCTACATTTGGTGGTATTAATCTTGAAGATATAAAAGCACCTGAGTGTTTTGAAATTGAAAAAAGATTAGTTGATGAATTAAATATTCCAGTTATGCATGATGATCAACATGGAACAGCAATTATTACAAGTTCTGCTCTTTTAAATGCTAGTGAGATGATGAATAAAGCTATTGAAGATATCAAAATTGTAGTTGTTGGTGCGGGAGCTTCAGCTATTGCTTGTTCTACTATGTATAAAGAATTAGGTGTAAAAAACTTAATTATGTGTGATTCTAAAGGGGTTATTCATAAAGGAAGAAAAGATTTAAATAAATATAAAAAAGATTTTATGATTGATGAGCCTTTGACTTTAGAAGAAGCATTTACTAATGCTGATATGGTTCTTGGACTATCAAGACCGGGGACATTTACAAAAAAACATATTGCACTTATGAGTGAAGAACCAATTATTTTTACACTTGCAAATCCTACTCCTGAATTATTTCCAGAAGAAGTAAAAGAAGTAAGACCAAAAGCTATTATTGGAACAGGAAGAAGTGATTTCCCTAATCAAGTAAATAATGTTTTAGGTTTTCCTTTTATATTTAGAGGAGCGCTAGACGTAAAAACTAGAAAAATTAATATGACTATGAAAATTGCTGCTGCAAGAGCAATTGCTGATTTAGCTAAACAACCATTAACAGATGAATTAAAAGAGGCATTTGGTGATTTAGTTTATGGAAGAGAGTACATTATTCCAATTCCTTTTGATAAAAGACTTATGGTAGAAGTTTCAAGTGCTGTGGCAAATGCAGCAGTTGAAACAGGTGTTGCAAGAGTTACAGAGTTTGATTTAGAAGCTTATAGAAAAAATTTAGCAGCATTAGTATAA
- the pgeF gene encoding peptidoglycan editing factor PgeF, producing the protein MEVLKIFTNKKDGNLAYHVNDKKVNVDKNRQDLQRYGFTIKNLRFMNQIHKNNIEIINSDSSKLIDNCDALITNEKNIPLLVMVADCIPVLLYDKEKGVIAAIHAGRNSTFLNISEKTAKKMIKEFACEAKNIKAILGPSIQKCCYEVSQELANIVKTSFGKEFVNNRNIDLQGINKQQLEKVGIKDIEISNHCTKCTDNSYFSYRVSSSTGRFAGVIELK; encoded by the coding sequence ATGGAAGTTTTAAAAATTTTTACAAATAAAAAAGATGGGAATCTTGCTTATCATGTGAACGATAAAAAAGTAAATGTAGATAAAAATAGGCAAGATTTACAAAGATATGGTTTTACAATAAAAAACTTAAGATTTATGAATCAAATTCATAAAAATAATATTGAGATTATAAATAGTGATTCTTCAAAACTTATTGATAATTGTGATGCTTTGATAACAAATGAAAAAAATATTCCTTTATTAGTCATGGTTGCTGATTGTATACCTGTACTTTTATACGACAAAGAAAAAGGTGTAATTGCTGCTATTCACGCAGGTAGAAACTCAACTTTTTTAAATATTAGTGAAAAAACTGCTAAAAAAATGATAAAAGAGTTTGCTTGTGAAGCAAAAAATATAAAAGCAATATTAGGGCCTTCTATTCAAAAATGTTGTTATGAAGTAAGTCAAGAGTTAGCGAATATTGTAAAAACTTCTTTTGGAAAAGAGTTTGTAAATAATAGAAATATTGATTTACAAGGAATAAACAAACAGCAGTTAGAAAAAGTGGGTATTAAAGACATAGAGATTTCAAATCATTGTACAAAATGTACTGATAATAGTTACTTTTCATATAGGGTTTCAAGTAGTACTGGAAGATTTGCAGGAGTTATAGAATTAAAATAA
- a CDS encoding shikimate dehydrogenase: MSENITNNTKAYAIFGNPVEHSKSPQMHNSAFEHLNIDAVYKKHHLKDGKKLKNEFLNNLYTGANITVPHKEQAFKQADEVIGIANEIEAVNTYIKKDDKVIAYNTDAPGFLKAIESFGDIKKVLVLGAGGTAKAIALALQQKNIEVTVVNRSDSKLDFFKQKNIKCFTWKDFRLDYFDLVVNSTSAGLKDDELPMSKPQLENVFLNSSYAFDCVYGKETPFLALAKKEGLKTKDGEDMLLYQGLLAFELFTNTKADNSVVEAMRKGLRGE, encoded by the coding sequence ATGTCGGAAAATATAACAAACAACACAAAAGCATATGCGATTTTTGGTAATCCTGTAGAACACTCTAAATCACCTCAAATGCATAATAGCGCTTTTGAGCATTTAAATATTGATGCAGTTTATAAAAAACATCATTTAAAAGATGGTAAAAAATTAAAAAATGAATTTTTAAATAATTTATACACTGGTGCTAATATTACAGTTCCTCATAAAGAACAAGCTTTTAAACAAGCAGATGAAGTTATAGGAATAGCAAATGAAATTGAAGCTGTAAATACATATATAAAAAAAGATGATAAAGTTATTGCTTATAATACAGATGCGCCAGGTTTTCTAAAAGCAATTGAAAGCTTTGGAGATATAAAAAAAGTTTTAGTATTAGGAGCTGGAGGAACTGCAAAAGCAATTGCACTTGCACTACAGCAAAAAAATATAGAAGTAACAGTCGTAAATAGAAGTGATTCAAAACTTGACTTTTTTAAACAAAAAAATATCAAATGTTTTACATGGAAAGATTTTAGACTTGATTATTTTGATTTAGTAGTTAACTCAACAAGTGCAGGATTAAAAGATGATGAACTTCCTATGAGTAAACCACAATTAGAAAATGTATTTTTAAATTCAAGCTACGCTTTTGACTGTGTATATGGAAAAGAAACACCATTTTTAGCCCTAGCAAAAAAAGAGGGTCTAAAAACAAAAGATGGCGAAGATATGCTTTTATATCAAGGCTTACTTGCATTTGAACTTTTTACTAACACAAAAGCTGATAATTCGGTAGTTGAAGCAATGAGAAAAGGATTAAGAGGAGAATAG
- a CDS encoding NACHT domain-containing protein, which yields MQDFINRSFKDLKTNKIVYFSELLTQNISVILGEPASGKTYQLRQFKKENNEVVHFVNLINIESEKNLELIQNKKYILLDSIDEALVDYKNHKKLQKQLTEFIKSYRNQNPNIKFVLTCRQLEWNDYFKSELEELDKTLTVYQIQDLTKDEINQLLIQVKIDTDEFWEFISKNYLDFLLKNILVIFNIIDNYKEYQNKELNFIDIYFDLIKEHLSVKGDDREVLSSETLIRLINISSSLATYMLLNRKSSISFKNPNKLVDELYEIDNKPIKQEELETILNTSLFKKDGGNFSFFHKSVQEFLMAHFINEKKLDLQTIKELFSHELRFYEEFEEVIIYLTNLNNDLFNKFVEFDPFIFKRHPSLTKEQQQTLLTSMLYKLKNEKSMAWGRWHDFEGTTLVRFDKLKLSTLIQNFIKSSDIDKLVFAYLIALLEYNYSKEMEDLIFKYLENYSNGNLSSNEEYDEISHSKFAGNKNLRELIEDNFIDNLDFNKRLFEFLKSKKLLNSNMHKISMLDLEVQLFESLYGIKYIIRYGDNKKADFIDTKFEFENLIELLDAIPNRELEYIVPYLKPMDTLKWLEYIEKKNDKEHNNHTNLWCVYAVFLHNNSKDSIKKVFEFLNTHFIYVDNIEIEQMPFDFKKISNNFWEIYFSINIEKIHHVDAIFKFLNISLEDIKKVTLKYPVENYVKYYEKLKFNKDIDKYLMSNNTFEAHVKATNKYWEEERKKHKQELENQLLEDEVYQQRIQNKAKYKKICEDSLKALAIKQDFYNVFICEEIFRDENSNKLFEILTPEQHKQFLDFIKNDLVKDVSYKKIKENVNATQYNVLPTALYIYFLVNNDSSKIVSLEQSNLIFEKIFFHTFRFHKIKEKYFILLANEYFDNFILLIQELVELSLEQSEHKDLIYLYEFREVIEKIKKFNKENLSRFIQSLLNLDKNIFKIIKDDYKIEEILKIISLEEKSYDFIDNLRIIDSDRAYLYLEYLLKIDPKRALSSYFLEYKTIPTKIKFYKLKKLFNLKIKDEDNKNSYDKQNINQYKIKLFKDLISALKKNKGIDFLKDEYIHVIINDYYLFFNEYQRPTGVYSPGIYDGMNEYINYIWKSIGSDSNHINLLKQLSNNRCKRLSDSAKYYLQEAFNNQNKNRSHLNNYYKKIFDKDYVMSKSNLEKIKNKWEKLTMYQKITITVAIIGTIILPIWLNLSSTNVKINNNNQSPIIQENHGNIIYNIDSSKNQSIYNNVEITKKIDNLINLTTINIQGNNQQEQKDINTKIYILNEAKRINEKNISIADKNQECKSQALNSKNFFGYEINIMNEICNEIFK from the coding sequence ATGCAGGATTTTATAAATAGAAGTTTCAAAGATTTAAAAACAAATAAAATTGTTTATTTTTCTGAATTATTGACTCAAAATATATCTGTAATACTTGGTGAACCCGCTTCTGGAAAAACATACCAATTAAGGCAATTTAAAAAAGAGAATAATGAAGTTGTTCATTTTGTAAATTTGATAAATATTGAGTCAGAAAAAAATTTAGAGTTGATACAGAATAAAAAATACATTTTACTTGATTCTATAGATGAAGCTTTGGTAGATTATAAAAACCACAAAAAATTACAAAAACAATTAACTGAATTTATTAAAAGCTACAGGAATCAAAATCCAAATATTAAATTTGTACTTACTTGTAGGCAACTTGAGTGGAATGATTACTTCAAAAGTGAGTTAGAAGAATTGGATAAAACACTTACTGTGTACCAAATTCAAGACCTAACAAAAGATGAAATAAATCAACTTCTTATTCAAGTTAAAATAGACACTGATGAGTTTTGGGAATTTATTTCTAAAAACTATTTAGACTTCTTATTGAAAAATATACTCGTAATATTTAATATAATTGATAATTATAAAGAGTATCAAAATAAAGAATTAAATTTCATAGATATTTATTTTGATTTGATTAAGGAGCATCTTTCTGTAAAAGGAGATGATAGGGAAGTACTTAGTTCTGAAACTTTAATAAGGTTGATTAATATATCTTCATCTTTAGCTACCTACATGCTATTAAATAGAAAGTCGTCTATATCTTTTAAAAATCCTAATAAATTGGTTGATGAGTTATACGAAATTGACAATAAACCTATAAAACAAGAAGAATTAGAAACTATTTTGAATACTTCCTTATTTAAAAAAGATGGCGGAAACTTTAGTTTTTTTCATAAATCTGTTCAAGAATTTTTAATGGCTCATTTTATCAATGAAAAAAAACTCGATTTGCAAACTATTAAAGAACTTTTTTCACATGAATTAAGATTTTATGAAGAGTTTGAGGAAGTTATTATTTACCTAACAAATTTAAATAATGATTTATTTAATAAATTTGTAGAGTTTGACCCATTTATTTTTAAAAGACATCCTAGTTTAACTAAGGAACAACAGCAAACACTTTTAACTTCAATGCTATATAAACTTAAAAATGAGAAATCTATGGCTTGGGGTAGATGGCATGATTTTGAAGGTACTACTTTAGTAAGATTTGACAAATTAAAACTATCAACTTTAATACAAAACTTTATAAAATCGTCAGATATTGACAAGTTGGTATTTGCCTATTTGATTGCACTGCTAGAATATAATTATTCAAAAGAGATGGAAGATTTGATATTTAAATATCTTGAAAATTATTCTAATGGCAATTTATCTTCAAATGAAGAATATGATGAAATATCTCATAGTAAATTTGCTGGAAATAAAAATCTTAGAGAACTAATTGAAGATAACTTCATAGATAATCTTGATTTTAATAAAAGACTTTTTGAATTTCTAAAATCAAAAAAACTCTTAAATTCAAATATGCATAAAATATCAATGTTGGATTTAGAAGTTCAACTTTTTGAATCTTTGTATGGGATTAAGTATATAATTAGATATGGAGATAATAAAAAAGCAGATTTCATAGATACAAAATTTGAATTTGAAAATTTAATAGAATTATTAGATGCTATACCAAATAGAGAACTAGAGTATATTGTTCCTTATTTAAAACCCATGGATACTTTAAAGTGGTTAGAGTATATAGAAAAAAAGAATGATAAAGAACATAACAATCATACTAATTTGTGGTGTGTTTATGCAGTATTTCTTCATAATAATTCTAAAGATTCAATTAAGAAGGTTTTTGAATTTCTAAATACTCATTTTATATATGTAGATAATATTGAAATAGAGCAAATGCCTTTTGATTTTAAAAAGATTTCTAATAATTTCTGGGAAATATATTTTTCAATAAATATTGAAAAAATTCATCATGTTGATGCTATTTTTAAATTCTTAAATATTTCTCTAGAAGATATAAAAAAAGTAACTTTGAAGTATCCTGTTGAAAATTATGTTAAGTATTATGAAAAGTTGAAATTTAATAAAGATATAGATAAATATTTAATGTCAAATAATACTTTTGAAGCTCATGTTAAAGCAACAAATAAATACTGGGAAGAAGAAAGAAAAAAACATAAACAAGAATTAGAAAATCAACTTCTAGAGGATGAAGTATATCAACAAAGAATTCAAAATAAGGCAAAGTATAAAAAAATATGTGAAGATAGCTTAAAAGCTTTAGCTATAAAACAAGATTTTTATAATGTCTTTATATGTGAAGAGATTTTTAGAGATGAAAATAGCAACAAATTATTTGAAATTTTAACACCTGAACAACATAAACAATTTTTGGATTTTATAAAAAATGATTTAGTCAAAGATGTATCGTATAAAAAGATCAAAGAAAATGTAAATGCAACTCAGTACAATGTTTTACCTACAGCTCTTTATATTTATTTTTTAGTAAATAATGATTCTTCAAAAATTGTGAGTTTAGAACAATCTAATTTGATTTTTGAGAAAATATTTTTTCATACTTTTAGATTTCACAAAATAAAAGAAAAGTATTTTATTTTATTGGCTAATGAATATTTTGATAATTTTATTTTACTAATCCAAGAGTTAGTTGAATTATCACTCGAACAAAGTGAACATAAAGACTTAATTTATTTATATGAATTTAGGGAAGTTATTGAAAAAATTAAAAAATTTAATAAAGAAAACTTATCACGTTTCATTCAAAGCTTATTAAATTTAGATAAAAATATTTTTAAAATCATTAAGGATGATTACAAAATTGAAGAGATACTAAAGATAATTTCACTAGAAGAAAAATCTTATGATTTTATAGATAATCTTAGAATCATTGATAGCGATAGAGCATATTTGTATTTGGAATATTTATTAAAAATTGACCCCAAAAGAGCTTTATCTAGTTATTTTTTAGAGTACAAAACAATACCAACAAAAATAAAATTTTACAAACTAAAAAAGCTTTTTAATCTCAAAATAAAAGATGAAGATAATAAAAATTCATATGACAAACAAAATATTAATCAATACAAAATTAAACTCTTTAAAGATTTAATTAGTGCTTTGAAAAAAAATAAAGGTATTGATTTTCTTAAAGATGAATATATTCATGTGATTATAAATGACTACTATCTGTTTTTCAATGAGTATCAAAGACCCACAGGTGTTTATTCCCCAGGAATATATGATGGCATGAATGAATATATCAATTATATTTGGAAAAGTATTGGTTCAGATAGTAATCATATTAACTTACTCAAACAATTATCCAACAATAGATGCAAAAGATTATCTGATTCGGCAAAGTATTATTTACAAGAAGCCTTTAATAATCAAAATAAAAATAGAAGCCATCTAAATAATTACTATAAAAAAATATTTGATAAGGATTATGTGATGAGTAAGTCAAATCTTGAAAAAATTAAAAACAAATGGGAAAAATTAACGATGTATCAAAAAATTACGATAACTGTAGCTATAATTGGAACTATAATATTACCTATTTGGTTAAACTTATCATCAACTAATGTTAAAATAAACAACAATAATCAAAGCCCAATTATTCAAGAAAATCATGGAAATATAATTTATAATATTGATAGTTCTAAAAATCAATCAATTTATAATAATGTTGAAATAACAAAAAAAATTGATAATCTAATTAATTTAACTACTATAAATATTCAGGGTAATAACCAGCAAGAACAGAAAGATATTAATACAAAGATTTATATTTTGAATGAAGCAAAAAGGATTAATGAGAAAAATATTTCAATTGCAGATAAAAATCAAGAATGTAAAAGCCAAGCTCTTAATTCAAAAAATTTCTTTGGATATGAAATAAACATTATGAATGAAATTTGTAATGAAATATTTAAATAA
- a CDS encoding nucleotidyl transferase AbiEii/AbiGii toxin family protein: MYDFSKQQAMLDATLLLLEENNLSEVSTLGGGTALASYYWNHRYSTDIDIFIYDEVDKKHLLKESTWSKKVKSEMKSIGYNGNFRNHPIYSEIVINEECKIQFFDVVKKSYIPYVKVNLWGHELLIDTVEEIIAKKIYYRADKGNSRDLFDIAIAFHNEPDILTRTLLKKDKVITLFETVSNIYDNQELKDLYLEEIHQMNPNKEYNFLAINAIEYLYNILENICGAYDIAHDLSTEEYIEIESYVYTSLT; encoded by the coding sequence ATGTATGATTTTTCTAAACAACAAGCTATGCTTGATGCAACTTTATTACTTTTAGAAGAAAATAACTTAAGTGAAGTATCAACACTTGGTGGTGGTACTGCTTTGGCTTCTTATTATTGGAATCATAGATACTCAACTGATATTGATATTTTTATATATGATGAAGTTGATAAAAAACATCTATTAAAAGAATCTACATGGAGTAAAAAAGTAAAAAGTGAAATGAAGTCAATTGGATACAATGGTAATTTTAGAAATCATCCAATCTATTCTGAGATAGTTATAAATGAAGAATGTAAAATTCAGTTCTTTGATGTTGTTAAGAAATCATATATTCCTTATGTTAAAGTAAATCTATGGGGTCATGAACTTTTAATTGATACAGTAGAAGAAATTATTGCTAAGAAGATTTATTATAGAGCTGATAAAGGTAATTCAAGAGATTTATTTGATATTGCAATTGCATTTCATAATGAGCCTGATATTTTAACAAGAACACTTCTAAAAAAAGACAAAGTTATTACTCTTTTTGAAACTGTATCAAATATTTATGATAACCAAGAATTAAAAGATTTATACCTAGAAGAAATACACCAAATGAATCCAAATAAAGAGTATAACTTTTTAGCTATTAATGCTATTGAATATTTATACAACATACTTGAAAATATTTGTGGAGCTTATGACATAGCTCATGATTTGTCAACTGAAGAGTATATTGAGATAGAAAGCTATGTCTATACTTCATTGACTTAA
- a CDS encoding GNAT family N-acetyltransferase encodes MNKIQYVPLDEIEPERFLPILNKLSTRKHLVAHDEFDSESVKSWIDNKLNESRIDGCTVRAVELDGNLVGWCGIQSSELGFEIAIVLDDGCWGIGKVVFKSLMAWSKNYGHDLVYIHLLHTRPEYEFLRRLSQKVFLTEMLGDRFTTYELNVEDFA; translated from the coding sequence ATGAATAAAATTCAGTATGTTCCTCTAGATGAAATTGAACCAGAAAGATTTCTTCCGATACTAAATAAGCTAAGTACTCGTAAGCATCTTGTGGCGCACGATGAGTTTGATTCTGAGTCAGTTAAAAGCTGGATTGACAACAAACTAAACGAAAGCCGAATTGATGGCTGTACTGTTCGAGCTGTGGAGCTTGATGGGAATCTAGTTGGGTGGTGTGGTATTCAATCATCGGAGTTAGGCTTTGAAATTGCAATAGTGCTTGATGATGGTTGTTGGGGTATCGGTAAGGTGGTGTTTAAGTCACTTATGGCTTGGTCTAAAAACTATGGGCATGATTTGGTCTATATCCATTTGTTGCACACACGCCCAGAGTACGAATTTCTCCGTAGGTTGTCTCAAAAAGTGTTTTTGACAGAGATGCTAGGAGATAGGTTTACAACTTACGAGTTGAATGTTGAAGATTTTGCCTAA
- a CDS encoding DUF4145 domain-containing protein, with protein MSTTDEIKEELDSLIDDQSKLIELATDTDDTIKFGTKYQAWYSRAIKIVEALAPERLEEFGSYYLIDPKRKVMDVSNYVIQDYIKAIGARKNSYGEELWDCNNLIQIRVVNQVQILASLRSRIDSVLQDVTGHLFADLQDKELEAASKLIKASPRAAGALAGVVLERHLQRTADNHGIKLRKKAPTISDLNDPLKEKSVYGLPVWRKIQFLADIRNLCSHQKENEPTKDQVMELIEGVNGVVKTVF; from the coding sequence TTGAGCACTACAGATGAAATCAAGGAAGAACTCGATAGCTTGATTGACGACCAATCAAAACTAATTGAACTTGCGACAGATACTGACGATACGATTAAGTTTGGTACGAAATACCAAGCGTGGTACTCGCGCGCCATAAAAATCGTTGAGGCTCTAGCACCTGAAAGGCTTGAGGAATTTGGCAGTTATTACCTGATCGATCCAAAGAGAAAAGTTATGGATGTCAGTAACTACGTAATTCAAGATTACATCAAAGCAATCGGGGCAAGAAAAAATAGTTACGGCGAGGAACTCTGGGATTGCAACAACTTGATTCAAATACGAGTGGTTAATCAGGTTCAAATTTTGGCCTCTCTTCGCAGTCGTATCGATAGCGTCTTGCAAGATGTCACTGGCCACCTGTTCGCTGACCTACAAGACAAAGAGTTAGAGGCCGCATCAAAACTAATAAAGGCAAGTCCGAGAGCAGCGGGAGCATTGGCTGGTGTGGTTCTTGAACGCCATTTACAGCGTACAGCTGATAACCACGGAATAAAACTCCGTAAGAAGGCGCCAACAATTTCAGATCTCAACGATCCTCTCAAAGAAAAATCTGTTTATGGTTTGCCCGTCTGGCGAAAGATTCAGTTTCTTGCAGATATTCGTAATCTCTGTAGCCATCAAAAAGAAAATGAGCCAACTAAAGATCAGGTAATGGAGTTAATCGAAGGCGTCAATGGTGTCGTCAAAACTGTCTTCTAG
- a CDS encoding FadR/GntR family transcriptional regulator, with product MKIKKPIRISLPKQTSIEIEKAIKNGLFKIGEKIPSEPDLVKEFGVSRNTIREAIQSLIQAGVLESRQGNGTYVIAISKFEANILNRLNNSKTSEVHEVRICLEKEIVKLAAQRRSDDDLENIKNALNQRNLTKSSFIENSEADLEFHLAIAKASHNSIFYDLYKSLSQYICTSVAQRLKSTNMEEKMIYQLHIELFEAISSQNIEKSEEIIIKILEI from the coding sequence ATGAAAATAAAAAAACCAATTAGAATATCACTACCAAAACAAACATCAATTGAAATTGAAAAAGCTATAAAAAATGGATTATTTAAAATAGGAGAAAAAATTCCTTCTGAACCTGATTTAGTAAAAGAATTTGGGGTTAGTAGAAATACAATTCGTGAAGCTATTCAATCTTTAATACAAGCAGGAGTTTTAGAATCGCGACAAGGTAATGGAACTTATGTTATTGCAATAAGTAAATTTGAAGCAAATATTTTAAATCGTTTAAATAACTCAAAAACTTCAGAAGTTCATGAAGTTCGTATCTGTTTGGAAAAAGAAATTGTTAAACTAGCAGCACAAAGAAGAAGTGACGATGATTTGGAAAATATTAAAAATGCACTTAATCAAAGAAATTTGACAAAAAGTTCTTTCATAGAAAATAGTGAAGCTGATTTAGAGTTTCATTTAGCTATAGCAAAAGCTTCACATAATTCAATTTTTTACGATTTATATAAATCTTTATCTCAATATATTTGTACTTCCGTAGCCCAAAGATTAAAATCAACAAATATGGAAGAAAAAATGATTTATCAATTGCATATAGAACTTTTTGAAGCAATCTCTTCTCAAAATATTGAGAAGTCAGAAGAAATTATAATTAAAATTCTAGAAATTTAA